The Candidatus Thorarchaeota archaeon genome includes a window with the following:
- a CDS encoding AAA family ATPase, which produces MDLILITGMPGSGKTEVADEFGKAGVPVIVMGDVIRTETRRRGLEPDSINTKSVMLDMRQENGPGAVAKRCVSKLDGLESNIAAIEGCRSLSEVEVFEEYAESVKILCVHASPSTRFKRLQNRGRKDAPLDWESFKERDLREISVGLGGVIALSDIMLVNEGTIDEIRNSTKKQVEVLKSS; this is translated from the coding sequence ATGGATTTGATTTTGATTACGGGTATGCCCGGTTCTGGAAAGACCGAGGTTGCTGATGAATTCGGCAAGGCCGGAGTCCCTGTTATTGTAATGGGTGATGTTATTAGAACAGAGACCCGACGTCGCGGGTTGGAACCTGATTCGATTAATACAAAAAGTGTAATGCTCGATATGCGTCAGGAAAATGGTCCCGGAGCTGTCGCAAAAAGGTGTGTTTCCAAACTCGATGGCTTAGAGTCTAATATTGCTGCAATCGAAGGTTGCAGAAGTCTTTCAGAGGTTGAAGTATTTGAGGAATACGCTGAATCTGTTAAGATTCTTTGTGTCCATGCTTCACCCTCTACAAGATTCAAGAGATTACAGAATCGTGGCAGAAAGGACGCTCCACTAGATTGGGAGTCTTTCAAGGAACGGGACTTACGAGAGATTTCCGTGGGGCTTGGAGGGGTGATTGCATTAAGTGATATAATGTTGGTAAATGAAGGAACAATTGATGAAATTCGCAATTCCACAAAAAAACAAGTTGAGGTGCTCAAATCAAGTTGA
- a CDS encoding ATP/GTP-binding protein: MFWTFIVGTAGSGKSLLAASMEKWLTSSEMSVTVVNLDPGVESPPYTSDVDIREYVDYWELMDKFNLGPNGGLVASIDMAVNQIEEIRQEILAMGRNYVIVDCPGQMELFAYRNSGPLMVSSLKGQDIGLSLYLLDSNIARTPRGYLSSMLLGVSINIRFGLPQLSILSKPDILTKEEVDRIVEWSSNQFILEDAVDATTQGLVRQYSRSILRLLDDTQRGTSVIPVSGKMMTGMEQLYGEMQRIFAGGEDYSPGW, from the coding sequence ATGTTCTGGACATTTATTGTCGGCACGGCGGGATCGGGAAAGTCTCTGTTAGCAGCATCCATGGAAAAATGGCTAACGTCTTCTGAAATGAGTGTGACGGTCGTAAATCTTGATCCAGGCGTTGAATCCCCACCGTACACCAGTGATGTCGATATTCGCGAGTATGTGGATTACTGGGAGTTGATGGACAAATTCAACTTGGGGCCAAATGGGGGTCTTGTGGCGTCAATCGATATGGCCGTGAATCAAATCGAAGAGATTAGACAGGAGATACTGGCCATGGGAAGGAACTATGTTATTGTAGACTGCCCAGGTCAGATGGAGCTTTTCGCATATCGCAATTCTGGCCCGCTGATGGTTTCCAGTCTGAAAGGTCAAGATATCGGTCTCTCGCTCTATCTGTTAGACTCGAATATTGCTCGTACTCCAAGGGGTTACTTGTCTTCTATGTTGCTTGGTGTATCTATTAACATCCGCTTCGGTCTTCCTCAGTTGAGCATACTTAGCAAACCAGATATTCTTACGAAGGAAGAAGTTGATCGAATAGTAGAATGGTCAAGCAATCAGTTCATATTGGAAGATGCGGTTGATGCCACCACACAGGGGCTGGTTCGTCAATACTCTAGATCGATATTAAGACTCCTTGATGATACACAGAGGGGGACAAGCGTCATTCCTGTTTCTGGAAAAATGATGACCGGTATGGAGCAGCTGTATGGGGAAATGCAGCGGATATTCGCAGGAGGAGAAGACTACAGTCCAGGATGGTAA
- a CDS encoding helix-turn-helix domain-containing protein codes for MELGDSLHRLAEAMAGEICLAENNPGAVMKRWREKFQISQKTLAEHLDVSPSVISDYESGRRKSPRVDTIRRFVEGLIEIDAENGSRIAAAFEKLLAPEIASDALLDSREFGFPIPARLLVNQLDCKILTHGNLLDRDIYGYTALDSVKAIVNLTPKQLLRLYGGTTQRAAILTNVSTGRSPMVAIKASQIGTSVAVKPAVVVIQGVEELDPLAVRIADNIHVPLCISELETTEVLIRSIRSFEPKI; via the coding sequence ATGGAACTGGGAGACTCACTGCATCGCTTGGCTGAAGCAATGGCCGGGGAAATATGTCTAGCTGAAAATAATCCTGGTGCAGTAATGAAACGTTGGCGGGAGAAATTTCAAATCTCCCAGAAAACCCTCGCGGAGCATCTAGATGTTTCCCCGTCGGTTATTAGTGACTATGAAAGTGGACGGCGAAAATCCCCTCGTGTTGATACCATACGTAGATTCGTTGAGGGCCTCATAGAAATCGATGCAGAAAATGGTAGCCGGATTGCTGCGGCTTTTGAAAAGCTCCTAGCCCCCGAAATTGCTTCTGATGCTCTTCTTGATAGTCGTGAATTTGGATTCCCGATACCCGCCAGATTATTAGTGAATCAATTGGATTGCAAGATTCTGACTCATGGTAATCTGCTTGATCGTGATATATATGGGTACACAGCTTTGGATAGTGTAAAGGCAATTGTCAATCTTACTCCTAAACAGTTACTACGTTTGTATGGTGGTACTACACAAAGAGCGGCGATTCTTACCAATGTATCTACTGGGAGATCCCCGATGGTGGCCATAAAGGCAAGCCAAATAGGGACGTCGGTAGCAGTAAAACCTGCAGTTGTTGTGATTCAAGGAGTAGAAGAATTGGACCCATTAGCGGTCAGAATTGCTGATAACATTCATGTTCCCTTGTGTATATCTGAGCTAGAAACAACGGAGGTTCTCATAAGGAGCATTAGGTCATTTGAGCCCAAGATATAG
- a CDS encoding HD domain-containing protein: protein MDFDIDINDPVHGFISLTDTEAEIIDTVAFQRLRFVKQLSGGHFVYPTAEHTRFSHSLGVMYIAGLIGKRIISQMELPEDTLQEIRIAALLHDLGHGPFSHVFEEVLGEKRELNHEDVTEWLIEKSEIGDILDDSTASKERICDLVRGRATNKIDAVLSAIVAGQVDSDKMDYLIRDSFYCGVNYGLVDIYRLANSIFVSENGMIEFDLAARGALESFLVARYEMFLNVYYHKTVRSVEIMLIQMMKAADRILNLTGFSTPDEFLRLHDYSIVSQVRRIDENASPSAREASKIVNLLDNRILYKSAFEKVLHTKDHFVSKILTKPKVRGSIEQEIASNADIPPSRVIVDVPTLPSVPYNPHQLDPMEVGIFELIDGKRHSRNLSDYSNIAEMMKVYLDVIRVYTTDEHRREVGQAAREIFQEVPDAALIHM, encoded by the coding sequence TTGGACTTTGATATCGACATCAATGATCCCGTTCATGGTTTCATTAGTCTTACAGATACTGAAGCTGAAATCATCGACACTGTTGCTTTTCAACGGCTCAGATTTGTAAAACAGCTTTCGGGAGGTCATTTTGTATATCCTACTGCAGAGCATACACGATTCAGTCATTCATTAGGGGTAATGTACATAGCAGGCCTCATCGGTAAAAGAATTATCAGTCAGATGGAGCTTCCTGAGGATACACTTCAAGAAATCAGGATAGCTGCACTTCTTCATGATTTGGGCCATGGCCCCTTTAGCCATGTATTCGAAGAAGTACTTGGTGAGAAGCGCGAGTTGAACCATGAAGATGTTACAGAATGGTTAATAGAAAAGAGTGAAATTGGGGACATCCTAGATGACAGTACTGCTTCAAAAGAACGGATTTGTGATTTAGTTCGCGGCCGAGCAACCAACAAGATAGATGCAGTTCTTAGCGCCATTGTTGCGGGTCAAGTAGATTCTGACAAGATGGATTATCTAATTCGAGACTCTTTCTATTGTGGAGTGAATTATGGGCTTGTCGATATCTACCGACTGGCTAATAGCATCTTTGTTTCTGAGAATGGTATGATTGAATTTGATTTGGCTGCCAGAGGTGCCTTGGAGTCATTCCTAGTAGCAAGATATGAGATGTTCCTAAATGTATATTATCACAAAACTGTTCGAAGCGTCGAAATTATGCTTATCCAAATGATGAAGGCTGCAGACCGTATTCTCAACCTAACCGGTTTCTCCACTCCTGATGAATTCTTGCGGCTTCATGACTATTCTATAGTATCTCAAGTTCGTCGTATTGATGAAAACGCTTCCCCCTCAGCTCGAGAGGCCTCAAAAATCGTAAATCTCCTAGACAATCGTATTTTGTATAAATCCGCATTTGAGAAAGTTTTGCATACAAAAGACCATTTTGTTTCCAAGATTCTAACAAAACCAAAAGTTCGAGGAAGCATAGAGCAAGAAATCGCTTCAAATGCTGATATTCCACCTTCCCGGGTAATCGTAGATGTACCCACATTACCTTCAGTACCTTACAATCCTCACCAATTGGATCCCATGGAAGTGGGTATCTTCGAATTGATAGATGGAAAACGGCATTCTCGTAATCTGTCCGACTATTCGAATATTGCAGAGATGATGAAGGTATATCTTGATGTAATCCGTGTATATACCACAGATGAACATAGAAGAGAAGTAGGGCAAGCTGCTAGGGAGATCTTTCAAGAAGTGCCGGATGCTGCTCTGATTCACATGTAG
- a CDS encoding CTP synthase, with product MSDQRFETRFVFVTGGVLSGIGKGVTIASLAKLFQFRDYNIRIIKIDPYLNIDPGTLNPIEHGEVFVTDEPWIFNPAGDFEFKISEIDLDFGTYERFTGMQVHPSQNITSGQIYTSVILGERKGSFLGRTVQIIPHVTDQIQSRIWDVVRKKPVPDVLLVEIGGTVGDIEAMPFLEAVRQLAIDVGRNRVAFVHVTLVPFLQSTGEFKTKPTQHSVRTLQGLGLQADVIVCRAESELGEPEKSKIALFCNVSEDRVISNPDIPVIYRLPLFFEEQNLGNILIDHLGMEHKDPETDMWREMVRSFEMPTKKVVIGMPGKYTTLSDSYKSINVALSHAAAALGAKVERKWIETEDCSCKESIESDLDSVDGVLLTPGFGDRGVEGMIYAATVSLESKIPFLGICYGAQLGTVAFAREVMGWDGAHTTEVDEASLYPVIDLLDEQKSIESKGGTMRLGGQEVRIVEGTHLHEVYNTSRTRERFRHRFHLIERYVNKMKSKGLEVSAYDRTGQIINAVEIDDHPFWIGVQYHPEFKSRPDEPHPLYVQFIKAALEQRKKRGK from the coding sequence TTGAGTGATCAAAGATTTGAAACACGTTTCGTATTCGTAACAGGTGGAGTACTATCGGGAATTGGTAAAGGTGTCACAATTGCATCGTTGGCGAAGCTGTTTCAGTTCAGAGACTACAATATTCGAATAATCAAAATCGACCCATATCTCAATATTGATCCTGGCACGCTAAATCCAATTGAACATGGCGAGGTCTTTGTTACTGACGAACCCTGGATATTTAATCCAGCTGGTGATTTTGAATTCAAAATATCTGAAATCGACTTGGATTTTGGCACCTATGAACGATTTACAGGTATGCAGGTTCACCCTTCACAGAACATAACTTCTGGACAGATTTATACTTCGGTGATTCTAGGTGAGCGAAAGGGCAGTTTTTTAGGTCGTACTGTTCAAATTATTCCCCATGTAACTGACCAAATCCAATCGCGAATATGGGATGTAGTTAGGAAGAAACCGGTGCCTGATGTTCTGCTTGTGGAAATCGGCGGGACTGTTGGTGACATTGAAGCGATGCCATTTCTAGAAGCGGTCAGGCAACTGGCTATTGACGTTGGTAGAAATCGAGTTGCTTTTGTCCATGTCACTCTTGTTCCATTTCTTCAATCTACTGGGGAATTCAAGACAAAACCTACCCAGCACAGTGTGCGAACCCTTCAAGGATTAGGTCTACAAGCAGACGTGATAGTTTGCAGGGCAGAAAGTGAGTTAGGCGAGCCCGAGAAGAGCAAAATTGCACTATTCTGTAATGTGTCTGAAGACCGGGTGATTTCGAATCCCGATATCCCTGTAATCTATCGATTGCCATTATTCTTTGAGGAACAAAATCTTGGAAACATTCTCATAGACCATCTAGGTATGGAACACAAGGACCCTGAAACAGACATGTGGAGAGAAATGGTACGATCCTTCGAAATGCCAACCAAGAAGGTCGTAATTGGTATGCCTGGGAAGTACACCACACTTAGTGACTCATACAAGAGCATAAATGTCGCACTATCACATGCAGCTGCTGCTCTTGGTGCTAAGGTTGAAAGGAAGTGGATTGAGACGGAAGATTGCTCTTGCAAAGAATCTATTGAATCAGATTTGGATTCGGTAGATGGAGTTCTCTTGACTCCTGGATTTGGTGACCGCGGTGTTGAAGGCATGATATATGCTGCTACAGTATCACTTGAATCGAAGATTCCATTTCTGGGGATTTGTTATGGAGCTCAATTGGGTACAGTCGCTTTTGCCCGGGAAGTGATGGGCTGGGACGGTGCCCATACTACGGAGGTAGACGAAGCAAGTCTCTATCCTGTTATAGATCTCTTGGATGAACAAAAATCAATTGAAAGTAAAGGCGGAACGATGCGTCTTGGAGGCCAAGAGGTGCGGATTGTTGAGGGCACTCACCTTCACGAAGTATACAACACATCAAGAACGCGAGAGCGTTTTAGACACCGATTTCATCTCATTGAGCGATATGTGAATAAAATGAAAAGCAAGGGTTTAGAGGTTTCTGCTTATGATAGAACTGGTCAAATAATCAACGCTGTAGAGATAGATGACCATCCTTTCTGGATTGGTGTTCAGTATCATCCGGAGTTTAAATCTCGCCCCGATGAACCGCACCCACTATACGTTCAGTTCATTAAGGCCGCGCTAGAACAAAGGAAAAAGAGAGGCAAGTAG
- a CDS encoding DNA double-strand break repair nuclease NurA yields MDESLDRALSDLVEEIEQIEKTRRAFGEVMNQIKNDIDLASFPSVSARLPETVLINTVKPTSLSGLKVAGVDGGLVRKRFRSMDLLFTRGIGVVFGFGFEEGPNVEFFPQPFPNPEVRPLTQKISTSELDQIASLERIRSELRVAIGLIEEYHADLILMDGSLVFHPRDRPNRKSMAYSKFQEVAALYRQLFHKSSKKRTILLGIVKDSRSTRIVKTLGEILPHLLKDPALFELMEGVDYRWLLKISRDCDLLDTFLEEGERTFAFPLSAEIANERKDNNHALSSWTSSIWVTYLKAARNDLPIRVEILLNENDDLKKMEKALSAILPLSWQHPEYGVPTPILEADARARISKSETDLIVDRLIALSGLAYSTLNKRRSRNPFGGS; encoded by the coding sequence ATGGATGAATCCCTTGATCGCGCTTTATCTGATTTAGTCGAGGAGATAGAGCAGATCGAGAAAACCCGCAGAGCCTTCGGAGAGGTCATGAATCAGATAAAGAATGATATTGATTTAGCCAGTTTTCCTTCGGTTTCTGCTCGTCTCCCTGAGACGGTTCTAATCAATACTGTGAAACCAACTAGTCTTTCAGGACTCAAGGTTGCAGGTGTTGATGGTGGGTTAGTTCGAAAACGGTTTCGTTCAATGGATCTTCTTTTCACTCGAGGAATTGGTGTAGTATTTGGGTTTGGATTCGAAGAAGGCCCAAATGTTGAATTCTTTCCCCAGCCATTTCCAAATCCAGAAGTTAGGCCTCTCACGCAAAAGATATCAACTTCAGAACTGGATCAAATTGCCTCACTCGAGCGTATAAGAAGTGAGCTACGGGTTGCCATTGGTCTAATTGAAGAGTATCATGCAGATCTTATTCTTATGGATGGCTCCCTCGTTTTTCATCCTCGAGACCGCCCAAACCGTAAATCCATGGCTTATTCAAAATTCCAAGAAGTTGCTGCGCTTTATCGTCAGCTCTTCCATAAGAGTAGTAAGAAGCGAACAATTCTACTGGGAATCGTTAAAGATAGTAGATCAACACGGATTGTAAAGACTCTTGGAGAAATCCTTCCTCATCTTCTCAAAGATCCTGCTCTCTTTGAGCTCATGGAAGGAGTAGACTACAGATGGTTGCTTAAAATCTCAAGAGATTGTGACCTCCTTGATACGTTTCTCGAAGAAGGAGAACGCACTTTTGCCTTTCCGCTATCAGCAGAAATAGCGAACGAAAGGAAAGATAACAATCACGCCTTATCCTCTTGGACTTCTTCGATTTGGGTCACGTATTTGAAAGCAGCAAGGAATGACTTGCCTATCCGAGTTGAGATTCTTCTGAATGAAAATGATGATTTGAAGAAGATGGAAAAAGCACTATCTGCTATTTTGCCGCTTTCGTGGCAGCATCCTGAATATGGTGTACCCACACCTATCCTAGAGGCCGATGCCCGAGCAAGAATAAGCAAATCGGAAACTGATTTGATAGTTGACCGTCTCATTGCGCTATCGGGCCTTGCCTACTCTACACTCAACAAACGCCGCTCTCGAAATCCCTTTGGAGGTTCATAA
- a CDS encoding ATP-binding protein has product MEYAPIETKLGTVVCTNNGPSVNAFDFVLEDETPSVRRGEFVSSVVQEGVTVIARVHDLVRTNRYFEHAEAVREYQSRGQSLRSMFPTDRWQYTIAQTQVIGFWADNRAIRPYSAVPPGASVTRVDEEILNAFLKLDKENGLNLGTLGHHDLKFVPSMNRLLSKHLAILAMSGAGKSYFVSVLLEEILSRTKEEGRLAVVVVDVHGEYTYLKEMKGDDLGKPDLDLDIEHIRASHFQIPVISLSADAIGALVAGMSSVQRRELRKVISRMRSHSKSGYTLSDVITTVREDDNINTNTKDALIGWLLNLDDTALFGKEPTPRIEKAIRPGKLLLVDLSDFVSLKKKQILVSYLANELLYLRRSGRIPPFLLVLEEAHQFCPESRREIAIPKDRIETIAREGRKFFALLCLISQRPVKLSTTVLSQCTNQAIFRCTNPYDLQHIGRSSEGIDQSSLDAITSLEVGESLMVGEVVSVPTFVKIRHRRFEPKGKITNLLDAVREAER; this is encoded by the coding sequence ATGGAATATGCTCCCATAGAAACAAAACTTGGAACCGTTGTTTGTACAAACAATGGCCCTAGTGTTAATGCTTTTGATTTTGTTCTTGAGGACGAAACACCATCGGTGCGGCGGGGCGAATTCGTATCTTCTGTTGTGCAGGAAGGCGTGACGGTAATTGCTCGTGTACACGATTTGGTACGAACAAATCGTTATTTCGAACATGCTGAGGCTGTGCGAGAATATCAATCACGCGGCCAATCGCTCCGCTCCATGTTTCCAACTGATCGCTGGCAATATACAATAGCTCAGACACAGGTAATCGGATTCTGGGCTGATAACCGGGCAATTCGTCCGTATTCAGCAGTTCCTCCCGGAGCCTCGGTCACAAGAGTAGATGAAGAAATATTGAACGCCTTTCTTAAATTGGACAAAGAAAACGGTCTTAATCTCGGAACACTTGGGCATCATGATCTCAAATTCGTACCATCGATGAACCGCCTTTTATCAAAACATCTTGCAATCTTGGCAATGAGCGGGGCCGGGAAGTCGTATTTTGTTTCAGTTCTGTTAGAGGAGATACTCTCACGAACCAAAGAAGAAGGAAGACTTGCTGTTGTAGTTGTTGATGTACATGGTGAATATACGTATCTGAAGGAAATGAAGGGAGATGATCTTGGCAAACCTGATTTAGATCTCGACATTGAGCATATTCGAGCATCTCACTTCCAAATCCCGGTTATTTCGCTTAGTGCTGATGCTATTGGGGCTCTTGTTGCGGGAATGAGCTCTGTTCAACGTCGCGAACTGCGCAAAGTCATTTCTAGGATGCGGAGTCATTCGAAATCCGGGTACACACTCAGCGATGTCATTACCACCGTACGAGAAGACGATAATATCAATACGAATACCAAGGACGCTCTCATCGGATGGCTGCTCAATCTAGATGATACCGCCCTTTTTGGCAAAGAACCCACTCCCAGAATTGAGAAAGCAATCCGCCCTGGTAAACTCCTACTAGTCGACTTGAGTGACTTCGTGAGCCTGAAAAAGAAGCAAATCCTCGTATCCTATTTGGCTAATGAGCTTCTCTATCTTAGACGGTCCGGAAGAATACCACCGTTTCTCCTTGTCTTGGAAGAAGCCCACCAGTTCTGCCCAGAGAGTCGAAGAGAAATTGCTATACCAAAGGATCGCATAGAGACTATCGCCAGGGAGGGACGAAAATTCTTTGCCTTGCTTTGCCTGATTTCTCAGCGACCTGTAAAACTGTCAACCACGGTTCTAAGTCAGTGTACAAATCAGGCAATATTCCGCTGCACTAATCCTTATGACTTACAGCATATTGGGCGTAGCAGCGAGGGGATAGATCAATCGTCCCTCGACGCGATAACCTCTCTGGAAGTTGGAGAATCTCTCATGGTAGGAGAGGTTGTGAGTGTTCCAACGTTTGTGAAGATAAGACATCGTCGCTTCGAACCGAAAGGAAAAATTACCAACCTTCTAGATGCTGTACGCGAAGCAGAGCGCTAA
- a CDS encoding helix-turn-helix domain-containing protein, which yields MPETLEIANDDDILRIASALSSGTRLEILQFLLQKEQDVTRVAKHLGGTEANASAQIKILQEAGLLDCRHEPGQHGLKKISWTAVDEIVMDLTP from the coding sequence GTGCCAGAAACACTAGAAATAGCCAACGACGACGACATCCTAAGAATAGCAAGCGCACTTTCTTCAGGCACACGCCTAGAAATACTGCAATTCCTCTTACAGAAAGAACAAGATGTTACCCGGGTTGCAAAACATCTTGGCGGTACTGAGGCCAATGCAAGTGCACAGATAAAAATCCTTCAAGAAGCCGGTCTTTTAGATTGCCGCCACGAGCCCGGTCAACATGGATTAAAGAAAATCTCATGGACCGCGGTTGATGAAATCGTCATGGACTTGACACCCTGA